The following are from one region of the Muntiacus reevesi chromosome 3, mMunRee1.1, whole genome shotgun sequence genome:
- the GORASP2 gene encoding Golgi reassembly-stacking protein 2 isoform X2, protein MGSSQSVEIPGGGTEGYHVLRVQENSPGHRAGLEPFFDFIVSINGSRLNKDNDTLKDLLKANVEKPVKMLIYSSKTLELRETSVTPSNMWGGQGLLGVSIRFCSFDGANENVWHVLEVESNSPAALAGLRPHSDYIIGADTVMNESEDLFSLIETHEAKPLKLYVYNTDTDNCREVIITPNSAWGGEGSLGCGIGYGYLHRIPTRPFEEGKKISLPGQMPGTPITPLKDGFTEVQLSSVNPPSLSPPRTTEIEQSLSGLSISSTPPAVSNVLSTGVPTVPLLPPQVNQSLTSVPPMNPTTTLPGLMPLPAGLPSLPVLPNLNLPAPPVMPAVSLPELVNPGLPPLPSLPPRNLPGLAPLPMPSEFLPSFPLVPEVSPAAGSAELLSSVPPASSPPSDPVLTTARADTASALTVDVTPPTPKAPATVEDRVSDSTPASEKPISAVTVTDAFASESP, encoded by the exons GTACAAGAAAATTCCCCAGGACATAGAGCTGGACTGGAGCCATTCTTTGATTTTATTGTTTCTATTAATGGTTCAAGATTA AATAAAGACAATGATACTCTTAAGGATCTACTGAAAGCAAATGTTGAAAAACCTGTGAAGATGCTTATCTACAGTAGTAAAACACTGGAGCTTCGAGAGACCTCAGTTACACCAAGTAACATGTGGGGTGGACAGGGCTTGTTGGGAGTCAGCATTCGTTTCTGCAGCTTTGATGGAGCAAATGAAAACGTTTGGCATGTGTTG GAAGTGGAATCAAATTCTCCTGCAGCACTGGCCGGTCTTAGACCTCACAGTGATTATATCATTGGAGCAGATACAGTCATGAATGAG TCTGAAGATCTATTCAGCCTTATTGAAACACATGAAGCAAAACCATTGAAACTTTATGTGTATAATACAGACACTGATAACTGTCGAGAAGTGATTATTACACCAAATTCTGCATGGGGTGgagaaggcag ccTAGGATGTGGCATTGGATATGGTTATTTGCATCGAATACCTACACGCCCatttgaagaaggaaagaaaatttctctTCCAGGACAGATGCCCGGTACACCGATTACTCCTCTTAAAGATGGGTTTACGGAG GTCCAGCTGTCCTCAGTTAATCCCCCGTCTTTGTCACCACCACGAACTACAGAAATTGAACAGAGTCTGTCTGGACTTTCTATTAGTTCAACTCCACCAGCTGTCAGTAATGTTCTCAGTACAG GTGTACCAACAGTACCATTATTGCCACCACAAGTAAACCAGTCCCTCACATCTGTGCCGCCGATGAACCCAACTACTACATTACCAG GTCTGATGCCTTTACCAGCCGGTCTCCCGAGCCTGCCTGTCCTTCCCAATCTCAACCTGCCCGCCCCACCGGTCATGCCAGCTGTCAGCTTACCGGAACTTGTGAACCCGG GTTTGCCGcctcttccttccctgcctccccgaAACTTACCAGGCCTTGCCCCTCTCCCCATGCCATCTGAGTTCCTCCCGTCATTCCCTTTGGTTCCAGAGGTCTCTCCCGCAGCAGGCTCCGCAGAGCTGCTCTCCTCCGTCCCACCCGCCAGCAGCCCACCCTCCGACCCCGTCCTGACCACTGCACGGGCAGACACCGCCTCCGCACTCACTGTGGACGTGACACCCCCCACTCCCAAGGCCCCGGCCACTGTGGAGGACAGAGTCAGCGACTCCACCCCAGCCAGCGAGAAGCCCATCTCAGCGGTTACGGTTACAGATGCATTTGCCTCTGAGTCACCTTAG